From Actinomycetota bacterium, one genomic window encodes:
- a CDS encoding PP2C family protein-serine/threonine phosphatase encodes MDDPGLRLLGHLLDASHNLAPDELVAAVTRAGGAVDAADVAIYLVDYEQTLLVPLADGSDRTPLEIDATLAGRAFAALAVQEADTGAGRRLWLPLLDGAERLGVLGLTLPRVDDALRKRCSWLAALVAEMILSKDQYTDNYSLTRRRQPMSPAAEMQWQLLPPLTFVTPRVVIAGLLEPAYEVAGDAFDYALNGDTAHLAIVDPVGHDLTATVLAAVTVGSYRHSRRAGLDLAATHAAMDETIATQFGGERFVTGQLAQLDCRTGRLQWVNAGHPLPLLVRRAKVVDTLACHPVPPLGLGAGQPEIATAALEPADRVLFYTDGVVEGRNLAGEPFGEARLADLLVRETLAAQPAAETMRRLAHAILAHQGTSPRDDATMVFLEWPGPPGALT; translated from the coding sequence ATGGATGACCCGGGCCTGCGCCTCCTTGGTCACCTGCTGGACGCCTCCCACAACCTCGCCCCTGACGAGCTCGTCGCTGCGGTCACGCGGGCCGGAGGGGCCGTGGACGCCGCCGATGTTGCCATCTACCTGGTCGACTACGAGCAGACCCTGCTGGTTCCGCTGGCCGATGGCAGCGACCGGACGCCGCTGGAGATCGACGCCACCCTGGCCGGGCGGGCCTTTGCCGCCCTCGCCGTCCAGGAGGCTGACACCGGAGCGGGACGGCGGCTGTGGCTGCCGCTGCTGGACGGCGCCGAGCGGCTGGGCGTCCTGGGCCTCACCCTCCCGAGGGTCGACGACGCGCTGCGGAAGCGGTGCAGCTGGCTGGCCGCCCTGGTCGCCGAGATGATCTTGAGCAAGGACCAGTACACCGACAACTACTCCCTGACCCGCCGCCGCCAACCCATGAGCCCGGCCGCCGAGATGCAATGGCAGCTGCTCCCGCCGCTGACCTTTGTGACCCCGCGAGTGGTGATCGCCGGGCTGCTGGAGCCGGCCTACGAGGTGGCCGGGGACGCCTTTGACTACGCCCTCAACGGCGACACCGCTCACCTGGCCATCGTCGACCCGGTCGGCCACGACCTGACCGCCACCGTCCTGGCCGCGGTCACCGTGGGCAGCTACCGGCACAGCCGCCGTGCCGGCCTCGACCTGGCCGCCACCCACGCAGCCATGGACGAGACCATCGCCACCCAGTTCGGCGGCGAACGCTTCGTCACCGGCCAGCTCGCCCAGCTCGACTGCCGCACCGGCCGGCTCCAGTGGGTCAACGCCGGCCATCCCCTGCCATTGCTGGTGCGACGAGCCAAGGTGGTCGACACCCTGGCCTGTCACCCGGTCCCGCCGCTGGGCCTCGGTGCCGGCCAGCCGGAGATCGCCACGGCGGCTCTTGAGCCGGCCGACCGGGTGCTGTTCTACACCGACGGGGTGGTCGAGGGCCGCAACCTGGCCGGGGAACCGTTCGGGGAAGCCCGCCTGGCCGACCTGCTGGTCCGCGAGACCCTGGCCGCCCAGCCCGCGGCCGAGACGATGCGCCGGCTCGCCCACGCCATCCTGGCCCACCAGGGAACCTCGCCACGCGACGACGCCACCATGGTGTTCCTGGAATGGCCAGGGCCGCCCGGAGCGCTCACCTGA
- a CDS encoding DUF4383 domain-containing protein has protein sequence MAGRPDSAAPARHPSQLLVLAIGVIYTLIGLAGFFVTGFDNFASETDKTLVGFEINPLHNIVHLAIGLAGLALWRRLDTARTYGWLLAAGYGLAFLYGLFAAGNSDINFLSLNGADNGLHLVSAVAGVAIALWPAQRTAPAGRAERSS, from the coding sequence ATGGCAGGACGTCCTGATTCCGCCGCGCCCGCGCGGCACCCGAGCCAGCTGCTGGTCCTGGCCATCGGCGTCATCTACACCCTGATCGGCCTTGCCGGATTCTTCGTCACCGGCTTCGACAACTTCGCGTCCGAGACCGACAAGACCCTGGTCGGCTTCGAGATCAACCCCCTGCACAACATCGTCCACCTGGCCATTGGCCTGGCCGGGCTGGCGTTGTGGCGGCGGCTGGACACGGCCAGGACCTACGGTTGGCTGCTGGCCGCCGGCTACGGCCTGGCGTTCCTCTACGGCCTGTTCGCCGCCGGCAACTCCGACATCAACTTCCTGTCCCTCAACGGCGCCGACAACGGCCTCCACCTCGTCAGCGCCGTGGCCGGGGTGGCCATCGCCCTGTGGCCGGCGCAGCGGACGGCTCCGGCCGGCCGAGCCGAGCGCAGCTCCTGA